A single window of Channa argus isolate prfri chromosome 12, Channa argus male v1.0, whole genome shotgun sequence DNA harbors:
- the LOC137136905 gene encoding macrophage mannose receptor 1-like has translation MQWSLFLLILMGQCSFFTCRLYNYHFIKEKKKWDEAQKHCREKYTDLATVCNMTDMKRLINYIESQDEAWIGLYNQTNVDRKWYWSLPGVEFDGDTAKWDNGEPNDNDGREDCALMISGKWQDFPCTAPNKFICYNETNQSNKTCYVIDYLMNWSQAQNYCRVNHTDLISGIDQLDHCAESGPYTWIGLFRDTWRWSDRSSLSFRYWESSLPNLVVGQSEKNCATTVLNRAGKWRFDDCNEEKQFICYDDKVILVKESKTWVEALNYCRENHHDLFSITKLDEQRWVQEEAKKADSSYVWLGLRYSCTLDFWFWVTDNRVNYTNWAPNGKSDECDMSAAMEKAGQNQWFKQPDNETFNFICF, from the exons ATGCAGTGGAGTCTGTTTCTGCTCATTCTGATGG GTCAATGTTCCTTCTTCACTTGTCGCCTCTATAATTATCActttattaaagagaaaaaaaaatgggatgAAGCTCAGAAGCACTGTAGAGAGAAATATACAGACCTGGCCACAGTGTGTAACATGACAGACATGAAGAGACTCATTAACTATATAGAGAGTCAAGATGAAGCCTGGATCGGTTTATACAACCAAACAAATGTGGACAGGAAATGGTACTGGTCTCTGCCAGGGGTGGAGTTTGATGGAGACACAGCAAAATGGGACAACGGAGAACCAAATGATAATGACGGTCGTGAGGACTGTGCACTTATGATCTCCGGCAAATGGCAGGATTTCCCTTGTACTGCTCCAAACAAATTCATCTGCTACAATG aaacaaaccaatCCAACAAAACATGTTATGTGATTGATTATTTGATGAACTGGTCACAGGCTCAGAACTACTGCAGAGTAAATCACACAGACCTGATCAGTGGAATTGATCAGTTGGATCATTGTGCAGAGTCTGGACCCTACACGTGGATCGGTCTGTTCAGAGACACCTGGAGGTGGTCAGATAGAAGTAGTTTATCTTTCAGATACTGGGAAAGTTCATTACCCAATCTGGTTGTTGgacaaagtgaaaagaattGTGCTACAACTGTGTTaaacagagcaggaaaatgGCGCTTTGATGATtgtaatgaagaaaaacagtTCATCTGCTATGATg ATAAAGTGATCCTGGTCAAGGAGAGTAAGACCTGGGTGGAGGCCTTGAATTACTGCAGAGAGAATCACCATGACCTGTTCTCCATCACTAAACTTGATGAGCAGAGATGGGTCCAAGAAGAAGCCAAGAAAGCAGACAGCTCCTACGTCTGGTTGGGGCTGCGCTACAGCtgcactctggatttctggttCTGGGTCACTGACAACAGAGTTAACTATACAAACTGGGCACCAAATGGAAAGAGTGATGAATGTGACATGTCTGCAGCCATGGAGAAAGCTGGGCAAAATCAGTGGTTCAAACAACCTGATAATGAGACATttaatttcatctgtttttaa
- the LOC137136904 gene encoding macrophage mannose receptor 1-like, which yields MQWNLFLLILTGQCSLFTCGHYDYHFIKENKTWDEAQKYCKENYTDLATVSNMTDMKRLINSIESQDEAWIGLHSYPGKKNRTWYWSLPGVEYMENKDDWGKGQPDDNQGHFENCALLIDRKWHDFPCTDSYKFICYNETNQSNKTCHVISDKLSWSQAQSYCRVNHTDLIRGLDQLDHCAESGSYMWIGLFRDTWRWSDGSSFSFRYWESLSTNDLVDGQGDKKCATTVLNRAGKWSFDDCNNTKPFICYSEFFLIKQNKTWVEALNYCRENHHDLVSITNLDEQSWVQERAKNASSLYVWLGLHYSCTLDFWFWVNDNRVNYTNWAPNKNSDDCDMSAAMEKAGQNQWFKQPDNKRFNFICF from the exons ATGCAGTGGAATCTGTTTCTGCTCATTCTGACAG GGCAGTGTTCCCTCTTCACTTGTGGCCACTATGATTATCACTTTATTAAAGAGAATAAAACTTGGGATGAAGCTCAGAAGTACTGTAAAGAAAACTACACAGACCTGGCCACAGTGTCCAACATGACAGACATGAAGAGACTCATTAACTCTATAGAGAGTCAAGATGAAGCCTGGATCGGTCTGCACAGCTACCCAGGGAAGAAGAACAGGACATGGTACTGGTCTCTGCCAGGGGTGGAATACATGGAAAACAAAGATGACTGGGGAAAAGGACAGCCAGATGATAACCAAGGGCATTTTGAGAACTGTGCACTTCTAATAGACAGGAAATGGCACGATTTCCCTTGTACTGATTCATACAAATTCATCTGCTACAATG aaacaaaccaatCCAACAAAACCTGTCATGTGATCAGTGATAAGTTGTCCTGGTCACAGGCTCAGAGCTACTGCAGAGTAAATCACACAGACCTGATCAGAGGACTTGATCAGTTGGATCATTGTGCAGAGTCTGGATCCTACATGTGGATCGGTCTGTTCAGAGACACCTGGAGGTGGTCAGATGGAAGTAGTTTCTCTTTCAGATACTGGGAAAGTTTATCAACCAACGATCTGGTTGATGGACAAGGTGACAAGAAATGTGCTACGACTGTGTTaaacagagcaggaaaatgGAGCTTTGATGACTGTAATAATACAAAACCCTTCATCTGCTACAGTG AGTTTTTCCTgatcaaacaaaataagaccTGGGTGGAGGCCTTGAATTACTGCAGAGAGAATCACCATGACCTGGTCTCCATCACTAACCTTGATGAGCAGAGTTGGGTCCAAGAAAGAGCCAAGAACGCCAGCAGCCTCTACGTCTGGTTGGGGCTGCACTACAGCtgcactctggatttctggttCTGGGTCAATGACAACAGAGTTAACTATACAAACTGGGCTCCTAATAAAAATAGTGATGACTGTGACATGTCTGCAGCCATGGAGAAAGCTGGGCAAAATCAGTGGTTCAAACAACCTGATAATAAGaggtttaattttatttgtttttaa